In Paenibacillus protaetiae, the genomic stretch GCATGGAACTCCGTATACTCCGCCAATTTTTGGTCGAAATAAAGTTTCTCCTCCAGCAATTTGCGGGCCAGCTCTTCCTGCCCGGAGCGAAGCGCTGTTTCCGCCTTGGATTCACGGTCGGCTGCACTGCGGACTGCTTCCTCCAGACGTTGTTTCAGACGGCGTTCATTTGCCATTTGCTTCGCAACCGTTACCTCAGCCTGGTGGATTTCCAATTCCATATCACGCAAATATTGATTCAGCATCATTACCGGATCTTCGATTTTATCCAACAATTCATTAACGCTTGCCTTTGTCATATCTTTCATTCTTTTGAAAATACCCATTTTTAAAACTCTCCCTTCTCGTATTTAGCCAATTTTGCTTTTAACTCTTCAATTTCTCTGCGGAGCGCCTTCTTCTCCAAATCGTCCATCATGTTGTCGAACTGATCGGAGCTGAATTGGCCCGCATCCTGCGGAGGGTTTTTATACGCGCCGCCGTAGCTGCGATGAGAACCGCTGCCGGAACCGCCGCCAAAGCTGCCGTTTCCGCCAAAGCCGCCGCCAAAGTTTTGCGGTCCGCCTTTACGAAAACCGCCATGTTGATGGCCGTAGCCGTCATAATAGTCATCGTAACCGCCTGGCCCAAAACCTGAATAAGGATCTTTTGGAATCACGATTCCGGCCAAGATATATACCAAAATGAGAGCCCCGCTGCTAATCAAAGCCAGGACGATCATCAGAAGCCGCACCAGCGTAACATCTACATTCAACATATCCGATAAGCCGCCGCATATCCCGAAAAACATCTTTTTTCGGCGAGAACGATACAGTTTCCTCAAGATTTCCAACCTTCCTTCTCAAGCCTGCGCTTAAGCTGCTCCATTTCCCGCTCAATTGCCGATTGCACGGTATTGCCGAGCTCGGATATAAACTCCTGGCCCATTCGCCGTACATCACGCAAGCTTCTTGCTTCATGCTCCATATCGGTAATACGGTCATCAATTTTTCTAAACATGGAGTTTGGCGCAGAGCCAAATTCGCCTTGATTGCCGTAGCGGGAGTTCAGACGCTGCTGAAGTCTGAGAGATTCCATGCGCGCTGCGTAAAATTCCCTTTTGTCATACACCATCTGGTATTCGCTGCGCATCTCGCGAAGCTGTTCCTCCAGCTCCAGCGTATCCTGCCTGCTTTGATCGTACAGCTCGCGGTATTGATTTGCGCGTTCCTCGCTGCTTACTTTCTCTTGCAGCGCGATTCGAGCCATTTGCTCTTCACCGGCTTTTAGGGCTGTTACCGCTTGCTGCTCTCTTTTTTCCCGCTGCTGCTCCGCCTGCAGCCATTGCGCTTTCAGATACTGGCTATGTGTTGTGTATTGCTGGTACAGGCGTTCTGCTTGAATAATTTCTTCCCTGGTCGACCATAAAAACTGATCAATCAGTTTTACCGGATCCTCTGCTTTTTCCAAACGTTCATTTAATGTGGCGACTGTTATATCGCGTACACGCCGCATAATACTCATATACTGGCATCCTCCTATCCTATATAGTGGTCAGATTAGCGCCCGCGCTTACCTCTAAACATCGATAAGCCCCAAACAATCAGCCCGATGGCAACAAGCAGTGTAATAAGGCCCGACAGCTTTCCTAACAGAATAAAAGCGCCGATGACGACTAACACAACTGCAAGGCCTCTTCTGTTATAGCGCCATGCGACAACCCCAAATGCGATAAATATAAATGGTACGAGGAACCCGATGATGCCGCGGATTATCCCACCAAGATGTATTCCTACAAAGTCCAAAAGGATAATGGCACCGATGATTACGAGTACTGTGCTAAGTAACTTTTTACTATTCATTCTCAATGTTCACCGCCTTTCGTATTTAGAGATACTTATGTGCACCAGATTTCGGTTATTGCTAACCTTTTGCTTATGTTCTTATTTTAGTGCGAATACCGTTTTTTCAAAACGGACCTACGGCGGTTTCTGAACTAGACCTAAGTCGGGGCACCTCCGGACTTCAAGATGGAGCGGCAAAAGCATGCTTCGGTACCCTCGCTGCATCAGCCGGCTCTTCGAGAGGCTTGTGTTCCCTGGCCTGTAAAAAACAAATAAGACTTTTACCTAATTTGCATTAAGTAAAAGTCTTATTTAAGCCATATGCCGATGGGGCGTCCTGAACCCCAAACCTTCCTTCACGATTGTGAGGTACGCACATCCGCTATCTGCTATCCGTTATCCGGGAGTATGCAGGATCTCAATGAAAACTGTCAATGAAAGCTGTCAATAAAAATGGTCATCGCTTAATCTTGTTGCGTTACTTCTGTCCAGGAAACATTCCCGTTGAGATAGCAATTCGATTCCACGCATTGATAGTATTGATCGCCATAATGATCGCCATATATTCCGCTTCATCCACATG encodes the following:
- a CDS encoding PspA/IM30 family protein, with the translated sequence MSIMRRVRDITVATLNERLEKAEDPVKLIDQFLWSTREEIIQAERLYQQYTTHSQYLKAQWLQAEQQREKREQQAVTALKAGEEQMARIALQEKVSSEERANQYRELYDQSRQDTLELEEQLREMRSEYQMVYDKREFYAARMESLRLQQRLNSRYGNQGEFGSAPNSMFRKIDDRITDMEHEARSLRDVRRMGQEFISELGNTVQSAIEREMEQLKRRLEKEGWKS
- a CDS encoding PspC domain-containing protein; amino-acid sequence: MFFGICGGLSDMLNVDVTLVRLLMIVLALISSGALILVYILAGIVIPKDPYSGFGPGGYDDYYDGYGHQHGGFRKGGPQNFGGGFGGNGSFGGGSGSGSHRSYGGAYKNPPQDAGQFSSDQFDNMMDDLEKKALRREIEELKAKLAKYEKGEF
- a CDS encoding LiaF transmembrane domain-containing protein; its protein translation is MNSKKLLSTVLVIIGAIILLDFVGIHLGGIIRGIIGFLVPFIFIAFGVVAWRYNRRGLAVVLVVIGAFILLGKLSGLITLLVAIGLIVWGLSMFRGKRGR